A section of the Dromaius novaehollandiae isolate bDroNov1 chromosome 6, bDroNov1.hap1, whole genome shotgun sequence genome encodes:
- the PCBD1 gene encoding pterin-4-alpha-carbinolamine dehydratase — protein sequence MAGKAHRLSAEEREQLLPNLRAVGWNEVDGRDAIYKEFHFKDFNRAFGFMTRVALQAEKLDHHPEWFNVYNKVHITLSTHECAGLSERDINLASFIEQVAASLS from the exons ATG GCAGGGAAAGCCCACCGACTGAGCGCCGAGGAGAGGGAGCAGCTGCTCCCAAACCTGCGAGCCGTGGGGTGGAACGAGGTGGACGGCAGAGACGCCATCTACAAGGAGTTCCACTTCAAGGACTTCAACCGG GCCTTCGGCTTCATGACCAGAGTGGCTCTACAGGCAGAGAAACTGGATCACCACCCCGAGTGGTTCAACGTGTACAACAAG GTTCACATCACCCTGAGCACCCACGAGTGCGCGGGCTTATCCGAGCGAGACATCAACCTGGCCAGCTTCATAGAGCAGGTTGCAGCTTCTCTGTCCTGA